The genome window GCCGGACCTCGGGGCGGGACGCGTCGGCGTACACCCGCTCGTCGGGGAAGTCGTCCTTCTCGAACGTCTCCACGTCGTCGACCACGAAGGACACCCTGCCGCCGTCCGCCCGCGCGACCCGGAAGACGTCCCCCTCCTCCAGTTCGCTCAGCTCCGCGAAGACGGCCGGCGCGGTCGCCGTGTCGACATGCCCGGCGATGATCGAGGTGCCCCGCTCCCCGGGGGCGGCGCCCTCGGCGTGCCAGCCGACGAGGTTGGTGTCGTCGGCGGGCGGGGCGTCGAGCTGCCCGTTGCGGCCGACGGCGAGCGGAACGAAGGGGGCGCTCACCCCGATCCGCGGAATGAGCAGCCGGATCGGCCTGGCCCCGGGGTCCCGCCGCCGCTCCACCGGCCGTTCGGCGGGGGCGGCCTCCTCGGCGGGGGAGGAGGCGGGGGCGGCCTGCGGGGCGTGCCGGGCGTTCGGCGGACGCGAGGTGTCGGCCGAGGGGCCCTCGCCGCCGAACAGACTCACCGCCAGGATCACCAGGACCACACCGCACAGCACGGTCAGATTCACCCGGGCACCGGAGCGGGGCGGCACCGGGGCGGTGCCGGGGGGAGAAGAGTGGGCTGCCATCGGAACCACCTCACCAGGTACGGCAGCGGAACGGACGAATCGGTGGAGCGGAGCGGACGGATCGTTGGGTGCGTTGTCGGGTGCGGGTGCGTGGGGGCTGGTCGCGCAGTTCCCCGCGCCCCTTGGAAGAACTGGGGTGCGCCCGGGTTACCCAAGGGCGCGGCCGGCCCCCCACCGGGCCGCCACACGACACACGGTGTGACGGCCCGGTGCCTATCGGGCCGGCTATCGGGCCAGGTATCTCGCCCGGCACGGGCTCAGGCCACGCTTCCGGCGGTCTTCCTGCGGCGCAGGGCGTACATCCCGGTACCGGCCACCGCGAGGACGGCCATGCCGCCCGCCGTCACCGCGGGCGCGGCGAGCGCGCCGCCACCGGTGTGCACCCCGCCGCGCGGCTTGTCGTGGTCGCCCTTCCAGGCGCCCTCGTCGTTCTCGTCCTTCCAGGAACCCTTGTCGTGGTCGTCCTTCCACGACTCCTTGTCGCTCTCGCCCTTCCAGGGCTCCTGGGACTCCTTCGTGGACTCCTCCGCCTTGTCGTAGCCCCCGGCCTCGGGCTTGGCGGCCCGCTCGGAGTCCCACTCCTGCGCGTCGGTGAGCGCGGTCAGCGCTCCGCCACCCGTGTGAACCCCGCCACGCGGTCCGTCGTGGCTGCTGTCCTTGTCGTGCTCCTTGCTGTAGCCATTGTCCTTGTGCTCCCACTCGTCACCGTCGGCGTACGCGCCGGGTGCGGTGACGCCGAGGACGGCGGTGGCCGCCGCGGTAACGAGCAGCATGCGGGCGATGCGCATCTGATGGTCCTTCCGCCGCAGCGCGGGCAGCTGGTGCTTCGTCAGCTGACGTGACCCGGCTCCGACGTGATCCACCGTCAGCCGGATCGCACTCCACCACCACTCAGGGCGCTCAGCCGGGTGAACCGGGGGCCCTAGTCCCCGAAGGCCTCCAGGATCCGTTCGGCCGCCCGTGTGGCCGTCAGCTCGCCGTCCCTGACCTGTTGTTCGAGGCCGGGCGCCAGGGAGCGGACACCGGGGTGGGTGCGGAGCCGGCCGAGGAGCTCGTCGCGGACCATGGACCAGGTCCAGTCGACCTGCTGGTCCCGGCGCTTGGCGGCGAGCCGGCCGGTGGAGTCGAGGAGGGTGCGGTGCTGTTCCAGGCGCTCCCAGACGGTGTCCAGACCGGTCGACTCACGGGCGCTGCAGCTCAGCACCGGCGGCGTCCAGGCCGTGTCCTTGCCGTGCATCAGCCGCAGGGCGCCCGCCAGCTCACGGGCCGCCGTACGGGCGTCGCGCTCGTGCGGGCCGTCCGCCTTGTTGACGGCGAGTACGTCGGCCAGCTCCAGGACGCCCTTCTTGATGCCCTGCAGCTGGTCGCCGGTACGGGCCAGCGTCAGCAGCAGAAAGGAGTCGACCATGTTCGCCACGGCCGTCTCCGACTGGCCCACGCCGACCGTCTCCACCAGCACCACGTCGTAGCCGGCCGCCTCCATCACCACGATCGACTCACGGGTGGCCTTGGCGACGCCGCCGAGCGTCCCGGCCGTGGGGGAGGGCCGCACGAAGGCCGCCGGGTCGACGGCCAGCCGCTCCATGCGGGTCTTGTCGCCGAGGATCGAGCCGCCCGTACGGCTCGACGACGGGTCCACGGCCAGCACCGCCACCCGGTATCCCAGCGAGGTCAGCATCGTGCCGAACGCGTCGATGAACGTCGACTTGCCGACGCCCGGCACCCCGCTGACCCCGATCCGCCGCGCCCGGCCGCTGTGCGGCAGCAGCTCGGTCAGCAACTCCTGCGCCAGCGCCCGGTGTTGGGGCCGGGCGGACTCGACGAGGGTGATGGCGCGCGCGACGATCGCCCGCTTCCCGTCGAGCACCCCCTTCGCATAGGCGTCGACATCGATCACAGTTCGTGCCCGAGCTCGCCCGCCAGCCGCCGCACCAGGTCGTACGCCGCGTCCGGGATGACCGTCCCGGGCGGGAACACGGCCGCGGCGCCCATCTCCAGGAGGGTGGGCACGTCCTGCGGGGGGATCACCCCGCCGACCACGATCATGATGTCCTCGCGGCCCTCCTCGGCCAGCTGCTCCTTCAGCGCCGGTACGAGGGTGAGGTGCCCGGCGGCCAGCGAGGACACCCCGACGATGTGCACGTCCGCCTCGACGGCCTGCCGGGCCACCTCGGCGGGGGTCTGGAACAGCGGGCCGACGTCCACGTCGAAGCCGAGGTCGGCGAAGGCGGTCGCGATCACCTTCTGGCCCCGGTCGTGTCCGTCCTGACCCATCTTGGCGACCAGGATGCGCGGCCGGCGGCCCTCGGCCTCGGCGAAGGAGTCCACCAGGCCGCGGGTGCGCTCCACGTTCGGGGACTCGCCTGCTTCGTTGCGGTACACGCCGGAGATCGTACGGATCTGGCTCGCATGCCGCCCGTACACCTTCTCCAGGGCGTCGGAGATCTCGCCGACGGTGGCCTTGGCGCGGGCCGCGTTCACGGCCAGCTCCAGCAGGTTGCCCTTGCCTCCGGCGGCCCGGGTGAGCGCGTCCAGCGAGTCCTGGCACGCCCGCTCGTCGCGTTCCGCGCGCAGCCGGCGCAGCTTCTCGATCTGCTGGGTGCGGACGGACGAGTTGTCGACCTTCAGCACGTCGATCTGCTCGTCGGTCCCGACCCGGTACTTGTTGACGCCGATGACCGGCTGCCGCCCGGAGTCGATACGGGCCTGGGTGCGGGCCGCCGCCTCCTCCACGCGCAGCTTGGGGATGCCGGCGTCGATGGCCTGGGCCATGCCGCCCGCCGCCTCCACCTCCTGGATGTGCTGCCAGGCGCGGCGGGCGAGGTCGTACGTCAGCTTCTCGACGTAGGCGCTGCCGCCCCACGGGTCGATGGCGCGGGTGGTGCCGGACTCCTGCTGGATGAGGAGCTGGGTGTTGCGGGCGATGCGCGCGGAGAAGTCGGTGGGCAGCGCGAGGGCCTCGTCGAGGGCGTTGGTGTGCAGCGACTGGGTGTGGCCCTGGGTGGCCGCCATCGCCTCCACGCAGGTACGCGTGACGTTGTTGAAGACGTCCTGCGCGGTCAGGGACCAGCCCGAGGTCTGTGAATGGGTGCGCAGGGAGAGGGACTTGGCGTTCTGCGGGTCGAACTGCCTGACCAGTTTGGCCCAGAGCAGCCGGGCCGCCCGCATCTTCGCGATCTCCATGAAGAAGTTCATGCCGATCGCCCAGAAGAACGACAGCCGGGGTGCGAACGCGTCCACGTCCATGCCCGCGTCCCGCCCCGCGCGGATGTACTCGACACCGTCCGCGAGCGTGTACGCCAGCTCCAGGTCGGCCGTCGCGCCCGCCTCCTGGATGTGGTAGCCGGAGATGGAGATGGAGTTGTAGCGGGGCATCCGCTGGGAGGTGAAGGCGAAGATGTCGGAGATGATCCGCATCGACGGCTTCGGCGGATAGATGTAGGTGTTGCGGACCATGAACTCCTTGAGGATGTCGTTCTGGATGGTCCCCGCGAGTTTCTCCGCCGGTACGCCCTGCTCCTCGGCCGCCACGATGTAGAGCGCGAGGACGGGCAGCACCGCGCCGTTCATCGTCATCGACACGGTCATCCTGTCCAGCGGGATGCCGTCGAAGAGCTGCCGCATGTCGAGGATCGAGTCGATCGCCACGCCCGCCATGCCGACGTCACCCGTGACGCGCGGGTGGTCGCTGTCGTAGCCGCGGTGGGTGGGCAGGTCGAAGGCGACGGACAGGCCCTTCTGACCGGCCGCCAGATTGCGCCGGTAGAAGGCGTTGGACTCCTCGGCCGTGGAGAAGCCCGCGTACTGGCGGATCGTCCAGGGCTGGTTGACGTACATCGTCGGGTACGGGCCGCGCAGATACGGGGCCACGCCCGGGTAGGTGCCGAGGAAGTCCAGACCCTCCAGGTCCTGCCCGGTGTACAGCGGCTTGACCGGGATGCCCTCCGGGGTCTCCCACAGCAGATCGTCGCCGCCGGACGCCTTCTTGACCGCCGTGCGCCAGTCGTCGGCGCCGCCGTCGAGGGCCGGGGAGCCCAGCTCGATCCCGGAGAAGTCGGGGACGGAGGGGACGGTCATCGGGACACTCCCATGCGGTCGAGGGTCGCGGACAGCACGGCCACGGCGTCGCAGCCCGCGAAGACATAGGCGTCGACATCGGTGTACTGCCCGGGACGGCCGGCGAGGAACACATGCGAGGCGCCGGCGGCCTTCAGCTCGGCCGCCACGGTCGCGGCCCGCTCCTCGTACAGCGCGTCACTGGAGCACAGACAGGCCTCCGTGGCGCCGCTCTCCTCGAACGTGCCCCCGGTGACGGGCTCGATGCCGCCCGCCTGGAAGAGGTTGGCCGCGAAGGTGGTCCGGGCGGTGTGGGCGGCGGCGGGGCCGAGGGAGGCCAGATGGACGCGGGGCCGGGAGCCGGTCGCGGCCAGATGGGCGTCCGAACGGGCGCGCAGCGCCTCGAACGCCTCGTCGCGGCTGACGCGGGGCAGCCCGCCGGACGGCGGCCCGGGGGCGGGCTCGCGGACCACCGGCTTCTCGGCCAGATGCGGGAACTCGCTGACGCCGGTGACCGGTTCGCGGCGCTTGGCCAGCTTGGCGCTGCGGGCCGCCCAGGTCTCGGCGAGACGGTCCCGTACGGTGCCGGAGCGCAGCGCGGCGGCCTGACCGCCCGCGCGCTCGATCTCCTGGAAGAACTCCCAACCCGCGTGGGCCAGTTCGTCGGTCAGCCGCTCCACGTACCAGGAGCCGCCCGCCGGGTCGATCACCCGGGCGAGATGGGACTCCTCGATCAGGATGGTGGAGGTGTTGCGGGCGATACGCCGGGCGAACGCGTCCGGCAGTCCCAGCGTGTGGTCGAAGGGCAGCACGGTGACGGAGTCGGCGCCGCCCGCCCCGGCCGCCAGCGTGGCGATGGTCGTGCGCAGCATGTTCACCCAGGGGTCCCGGCGCGTCATCATCACCGGCGAGGTCACCGCGGTCTGTGTCTGCGCCCCGGCGGCGGGTGCCCCGCACACCTCGGCGACCCGCGCCCACAGCCGCCGCGCGGCCCGCAGCTTGGCGATCGTCAGAAACTGGTCGGCGGTCGCCGCGTACCGGAACTCCAGCTGTCCACAGGCCTGTTCGACGCCGAGTCCGGCCCCGGTCAGCTCCCGCAGATAGGCGACGCCGGTCGCCAGCGAGGCACCCAGTTCTTGTGCGGCCGAGCCGCCGGCCTCGTGGTACGGCAGGGCGTCCACGGTCAGGGCGCGCAGCCCCGGGTACTCCTCGGCGCACAGCCGGGCGAGGCCGACGACCGGTGCGACGTCGTACGTCTGTCCGGTGCGGGCCTCGTGGCCGAGGGGGTCGGCGCCCAGATTGCCGCGCGCCGCCTCCTTGGTGACACCCCGTTCGGCGTACAGCCGCAGCAACTCCCGGGCGGCGGGCTCGACCTCGGCGCCCGCGTCCAGGACGACCGGGGCGAGATCGAGATAGACGCCGTCGAGGACCCGGGCGAGCGACGACACGGGGATACCGGACTCGCCGAGCACCAGCCACAGGGAGGTGACGCCGTTCTCCAGATCCGCGAGCACCGCGTCGTTGTCCGCCGCCGTGTGCCGCTGGCGTACGTCCCAGCCGCCGACGGTGTTCCCCGCGGCCCGTCCTCCTCGGACGAAGGGCGCGAAGCCGGGGAAACCCGGAGGGGGCGCGGTGTCGTGCGCGGTGTAGAGGGGACGGGTGCGCAGCCCGTCCTCCAGCGCGGTGGACAGGGCTTCCTCGGCCTGAGCGCCCTCGACGTCCTTGCCCGACTTGCGCAGCACGCCCGCAACGAGGCGCTGCCACTGCTCGTGGGTGGCGTCAGGGAACTCGGCGGCCAGCTCAAGCCCGTCGTCAGGCAGGACCGTCATGCTCGGATGCTAGGCCAGAGACACAAAGGAGCAGCAGGGGGCGCGGCTGTGACCTTGCCCTCTCTGGGTCGACCTTGAAATCGGGCGGGTTACCTGCCGGTCACTTATCGGGCCGACGTGAACGTCATGGGGTCGTCCGTCGTACCTCGTGCCATGCGGCCCCGCGCCCCGGCGGCGCGGTCACCGGGCCGATCGAGGACAGGAGCGACCCCATGGCCGAGAAGTACTTCACCGTGTTCGGCATGAGCTGCGGCCACTGCGCCACGAGCGTCACCGAGGCGGTCACCGGGGTGTCCGGCGTCACCGAGGTCGATGTCGACATACGGGCCGGTCTGGTGACCGTACGCGGCGAGGCGGTCGGCGATCGCGGAGGCGGTACGGCTGGAGGGCGAGGCGGAGGCGGCGGCGATCGGCGCGAAGGGGGCGGCCGAGGCCGAGGCGATGCGGCAGAAGGCCGACGCGTTCGGACGGTACGGCGACGCGGCGGTGCTGCAGATGCTCGTCGAGGTGCTGCCGCAGGTCGTCGCCAAGGCGGCCGAACCGCTGGCCGCGGTGGACAAGATGACGGTGATCTCCACGGACGGTGCCGCGCGCATTCCCCGCGTGGTCGCCGAGAACGTCGCCCAGGGGATCGAACTCCTCGGTTCCACCACGGGGATCGACCTCGCGGAACTTCTGAAGGGCGTTCAGCGCGGTGGCGGCGGTGGTGCCAGGAGTGGTGACGGCAGTGGTCCGGGCGGTGGCCGGGGGGCCGAGGGGGAGCGCGCGGTGCGTGCCGGTGACAACGGCAGGGTCGAGATCGGCGAGTGACAGAATGAGTCTGAGGTAAAGGGAAATGGGTAGCGCTTTACCTATTGTGTGATTTTACCCTTTCGGATTGCGCTAGAATCCTTTACCAAGCGCTAACGCTCTGGTGAGCGCTTATTTGCTCATTCGTTCGAGTGGTGGTCGGCGGTCCAGCCGACGGCGTGTTGGGGGGCGTGACATGGGTCGAGTAATCCGCGTGCGCGTCGTGAACGCCGCTCGCGACGCCGTACCCGATACCGGCCGCGCCGCGCGTCCGAGCGAACGCCCCGCGCACTGACCCCCTCACCGCCGTAGCGGACGTCCGTCGGCCGCCCGACGCGCTCGGGCGGCCGACCCGTCCCCGCGGGGAATCCGCGCGCCCGTACGACTCCCACGGCCCCGCCCCGTCGGTGTACGGGGGCCGGGCGGGCCACCGACATCCGCGCCACCGGCCGTACGCGATCGGCGCACCCGCACCCCTGCGCCCGTATGCCTTGCACACCCATGCGCATCCGCACGCGCACCACAGGCACAGACGCCGTCACCGCACTTGTCAACGGAGGACAGACGCCCGTGCACAACACCACCGCCATGCTCATCGAACTCGGGGCGATCATCCTCGCCCTGGGGCTGCTGGGCCGCCTCGCCGGACGGGTGGGATTCTCACCCATACCCCTCTATCTGCTCGCCGGACTCGCCTTCGGCCACGGCGGCATCCTCCCGTTGCGGGCCAGCGAGGAGTTCGTCGCCACCGGTGCCGAGATCGGCGTCATCCTGCTGCTGCTCCTG of Streptomyces phaeolivaceus contains these proteins:
- a CDS encoding class F sortase — encoded protein: MAAHSSPPGTAPVPPRSGARVNLTVLCGVVLVILAVSLFGGEGPSADTSRPPNARHAPQAAPASSPAEEAAPAERPVERRRDPGARPIRLLIPRIGVSAPFVPLAVGRNGQLDAPPADDTNLVGWHAEGAAPGERGTSIIAGHVDTATAPAVFAELSELEEGDVFRVARADGGRVSFVVDDVETFEKDDFPDERVYADASRPEVRLITCAGAYDRKVMDYTENLVVFAHRV
- the meaB gene encoding methylmalonyl Co-A mutase-associated GTPase MeaB, with product MIDVDAYAKGVLDGKRAIVARAITLVESARPQHRALAQELLTELLPHSGRARRIGVSGVPGVGKSTFIDAFGTMLTSLGYRVAVLAVDPSSSRTGGSILGDKTRMERLAVDPAAFVRPSPTAGTLGGVAKATRESIVVMEAAGYDVVLVETVGVGQSETAVANMVDSFLLLTLARTGDQLQGIKKGVLELADVLAVNKADGPHERDARTAARELAGALRLMHGKDTAWTPPVLSCSARESTGLDTVWERLEQHRTLLDSTGRLAAKRRDQQVDWTWSMVRDELLGRLRTHPGVRSLAPGLEQQVRDGELTATRAAERILEAFGD
- the scpA gene encoding methylmalonyl-CoA mutase codes for the protein MTVPSVPDFSGIELGSPALDGGADDWRTAVKKASGGDDLLWETPEGIPVKPLYTGQDLEGLDFLGTYPGVAPYLRGPYPTMYVNQPWTIRQYAGFSTAEESNAFYRRNLAAGQKGLSVAFDLPTHRGYDSDHPRVTGDVGMAGVAIDSILDMRQLFDGIPLDRMTVSMTMNGAVLPVLALYIVAAEEQGVPAEKLAGTIQNDILKEFMVRNTYIYPPKPSMRIISDIFAFTSQRMPRYNSISISGYHIQEAGATADLELAYTLADGVEYIRAGRDAGMDVDAFAPRLSFFWAIGMNFFMEIAKMRAARLLWAKLVRQFDPQNAKSLSLRTHSQTSGWSLTAQDVFNNVTRTCVEAMAATQGHTQSLHTNALDEALALPTDFSARIARNTQLLIQQESGTTRAIDPWGGSAYVEKLTYDLARRAWQHIQEVEAAGGMAQAIDAGIPKLRVEEAAARTQARIDSGRQPVIGVNKYRVGTDEQIDVLKVDNSSVRTQQIEKLRRLRAERDERACQDSLDALTRAAGGKGNLLELAVNAARAKATVGEISDALEKVYGRHASQIRTISGVYRNEAGESPNVERTRGLVDSFAEAEGRRPRILVAKMGQDGHDRGQKVIATAFADLGFDVDVGPLFQTPAEVARQAVEADVHIVGVSSLAAGHLTLVPALKEQLAEEGREDIMIVVGGVIPPQDVPTLLEMGAAAVFPPGTVIPDAAYDLVRRLAGELGHEL
- a CDS encoding methylmalonyl-CoA mutase family protein encodes the protein MTVLPDDGLELAAEFPDATHEQWQRLVAGVLRKSGKDVEGAQAEEALSTALEDGLRTRPLYTAHDTAPPPGFPGFAPFVRGGRAAGNTVGGWDVRQRHTAADNDAVLADLENGVTSLWLVLGESGIPVSSLARVLDGVYLDLAPVVLDAGAEVEPAARELLRLYAERGVTKEAARGNLGADPLGHEARTGQTYDVAPVVGLARLCAEEYPGLRALTVDALPYHEAGGSAAQELGASLATGVAYLRELTGAGLGVEQACGQLEFRYAATADQFLTIAKLRAARRLWARVAEVCGAPAAGAQTQTAVTSPVMMTRRDPWVNMLRTTIATLAAGAGGADSVTVLPFDHTLGLPDAFARRIARNTSTILIEESHLARVIDPAGGSWYVERLTDELAHAGWEFFQEIERAGGQAAALRSGTVRDRLAETWAARSAKLAKRREPVTGVSEFPHLAEKPVVREPAPGPPSGGLPRVSRDEAFEALRARSDAHLAATGSRPRVHLASLGPAAAHTARTTFAANLFQAGGIEPVTGGTFEESGATEACLCSSDALYEERAATVAAELKAAGASHVFLAGRPGQYTDVDAYVFAGCDAVAVLSATLDRMGVSR